One Hippoglossus hippoglossus isolate fHipHip1 chromosome 5, fHipHip1.pri, whole genome shotgun sequence genomic window carries:
- the LOC117761143 gene encoding cytochrome b561 domain-containing protein 2, translating to MAVNNIETESELRIYGFTRRASAVLTHVICIVFSLFIALMSRPGSSLFSWHPFLMTLAFSFFMTEAILIFSPHGSPIKGFPHKIKGRVHWILQCLCVSCAVLGVAAIFYNKHLNSKPHFTSWHGLLGLLTVCVVGLQSLVALPLIYHSLAKGWSLAKLKRYHAASGLITYLLGSMSLLLGLCSAWFTASVNEYTWYLSALCPAVSALMIMNQVTSAYMAKKRLQS from the exons ATGGCTGTAAACAACATAGAGACCGAGTCTGAGCTCCGGATCTACGGGTTTACCAGGAGAGCTTCAGCTGTGTTGACCCACGTCATCTGCATCGTTTTCAGCCTCTTCATCGCTCTGATGTCCCGACCTGGCTCCA GTTTGTTTTCCTGGCATCCTTTCCTCATGACACTGGCT TTCTCCTTCTTCATGACAGAAGCCATACTCATCTTCTCCCCCCACGGCTCCCCCATCAAAGGTTTCCCACACAAGATCAAAGGTCGTGTTCACTGGATCCTGCAGTGCCTGTGCGTGTCCTGTGCGGTCCTGGGTGTGGCAGCCATCTTTTACAACAAACACCTGAACAGTAAACCCCACTTCACCTCATGGCACGGTCTGCTGGGCCTGCTCACGGTGTGCGTGGTCGGGCTGCAGTCTTTGGTGGCTTTGCCTCTCATCTACCATTCCCTGGCCAAAGGCTGGTCCCTGGCCAAACTCAAGCGCTATCACGCGGCGTCCGGGCTCATCACGTACCTGCTCGGCAGCATGAGTCTGCTGCTCGGCCTCTGCTCGGCCTGGTTCACCGCCTCTGTCAACGAATACACCTGGTACCTGTCAGCACTGTGCCCGGCCGTCAGCGCTCTCATGATAATGAACCAAGTCACCAGTGCGTACATGGCCAAGAAACGTCTGCAGTCCTGA